Genomic window (Accipiter gentilis chromosome 7, bAccGen1.1, whole genome shotgun sequence):
AAGATCTTTGAAGCCAGAGCCCttctttctccacctcctcctcccatggCCACTCGTGCTGTAGGAGCATGGGATAACTTAGGTGGGAAGGGACATGGCAGCGTCTCTGGTCTCAGCTCACCATGGGGCATCTGGGGCtgtgcccagcccagccagcgCAGGCAGGGACCATCCTGCCCAGGGCCACCTCTCCCCTACCCGACACATGTGGCTGAAATTCTGCAAAGAGCATCTCTGCATGAGATTCTGATCAATTCAGAGGGTCCCGAGTCACAAACAAGTCAATTCCCACTTCCTCCCATGCCCGAGGTACACTTCGGGCTATAAATAGCCAATTAAGTTAATTAAACAAGCACCATAATGCCTCATACAGTTCAGCTTATATTAGCGCCTAAAAATAAATTCCCAAGGTCTATCAAACCTGTCAAGACCTATAAAAACCCACAAGATCACACACTGGCACTAAACACATACACATCACATGTGTCCTCTTCCCCCACGACCCCGCCTGTCCAATTTCACATCCATCTCCTCCAAAGACAGGTTTCCATCACCAagtctttcctccttccctcacagGAAAGCCTCCAAGGCACAGCTGGGGTTTGCATCCTTGCAAAAAACCCATGTCTGACCATTCCCATTCCAAGCAAGCCCCTGGCTTTCCTGGTTGGGGTCCTGGTGGGTGCTGGAGGTCTCTGCGTGATCCAGAAGAGTCCTGTAGGGAAGGGAAGGTCTTGCTGAGGCAACCGGGGTGCTAGGAATGGTGGTGGCCAGCAGGAGCCAGGGGCGATGTCTGCAACGGGGGACACCAGCTTCTAGAACACCCCGTAGCCTGCAAGGAAATGGGTGAGGTTTAGCACGCCGCAGCCCCAAAAAGCTGGTGAGCTTTGGAGATACCCAGGTCTTGTCTTCCCACTGGTCTGGTGCCCATTACCTCTACGTAGGCAGTGGAAACCAAAGCTGGGTTCAGCCTCTTCTTCTTGAGAGAAGACGACTGTGGAGCAGAGCAAGAACCTGCTGTTAGGCAACACACGAGCAGGACAGTGAACCCAGCACCCGGTTGATGAACCGAGACGACCTGGGTTTCTGTGCCGCTGCGGAGGGGCCGGGGTCACAGTGGGGCAATTTCACCTTCATGGTGGGCTGAACCGTGGAGTAGATGGTGTAGTTTTGGGGCTCCTGAGGGCGGCTGGGTCCCTGCCAGGGGAAAATGGTCAAGatgcacaaagaaaaacaaagtttggGCAAAAGGGGTCATCTTGACAGCTGCTATAGATGCAACCAGCACAGGGGCTGCACAGCCAAGACCACAAGGCAGCTCCAGTCCCCCCTGTCCAGCACAGGACTGACCCTACCTGCATTTTGGTGCAGATGACAGCGTAGACAGTGTTTCCTCCCATGGTGGCCTCACTGGTCCCATTCTGGGGGAGAAAGCAACCCCTGGTTAAAGGATGCAACCTGGGGTGACAGACATTTCCAAGCAGAGGTTCCATCCCTCCAGGCAGTGTGGGGAAGGGATGCCTAGGGACACCCCTGGCACTTACAGGGTTTCGGCCGGTTTGGGCTTTTCCCACCTCCTCGTAGACAGTCAGCGTCTGCTCAACTTGTCCTGGAGGAGTTGAAGGGTCAGTTTAAGACAGCTGACATGTTAGAGCCCCCAGACTGGGGGGGGGTTCAGCCCTCAagcaaagcagagggagaaagaggtCCCTTGGCAACTGGGAGGTTTTACTTTGTTGGCacctggcaggggctggggagggatgggCCAACTCAGAATAAAATGAATATCCAAACCCAAACAGTCCTCTAGACCCCATGGGACAAGGCCTCCAGGTTTGGGCACCAATGCTTGGGCTGCTGGGGTGCTTCATCTAGCTCATCAACCTGGACCACCCTGCATCAGCAGGGATGGGCAAAGACTTCGTGCCCTGTGCAGCACCTGGCAGGGGGCTGACAGTGCCCAGTGGCTTATCAGGCACCAGCCCCAGGACAGAAGGAGAACCCCGGGGCCAGCACAGAGAGCGTTAGGAGTGTCACAGCAGTCAGGAGGAGAGCAAGGTCTGCAAAGCCAAAAGCCCACGGCTGCCCATCCCGCCAGCTACCTCACCAACCCCAGGGACAAACCTGCCGGGGGGTCCTTTGCTCGCTTCCTCCGCCAGTAGCAGATGACAATGAGGGCTATGGAGATGGCCAGTGCCAGCCCCAGGGACACAGCTGCTGCCCACCATGGAATGATGGTGGAATGCcctggggagaaaggaaaggagaaggggacaTCTTCGATGCAGGGCAGAGCCTTGAGACATTTCTAAACACAGTCTCCATCACAGATCACAGATCACAGCACAAGGGGAAGAGACCTGGCCAGGAAACCTCAGCCCTGGTTCGTTCCCAGGAGAGGAAGCTGGCCACATTTTGGCGTCAGTGTGACAGCCTCCATGGTTTCACTGGCCCAGGCAGGGAGATGAAGGGCCCCGAGAGAGGACTGGAAGCAGTGTGGCTTGCATGCCCCCTAAATCCTGTTTTTGCAGAGCTGAGGACAAATCACCTGGCTAATTACCCCTGGGCACTGAGGCTGGGTTGGATGCCTGGTTGGATGCACAGGCTCAGAGCACTTGCAGGATTGATCCTGCCACATCCCCACCACTGCCAGCTATGGTTCACAGCCACGCAGCACCTTCCACGCTAGCTGCACGCTGCACCGCGGCCCCAGCCCGTGGCTACATCTCCCGCTTACTCATGCCAAACGGATTTAAGTCCCAAATCTCATTTtggagctggaggggcagaaactccacccccccccacccccaacattTGTCCCACAAACCTGAGGCCAGAGCTTGGCAGGAAGCTACCGTGATGTTGGTGCTGTCTGCGCTCCAGCTCACCGGGTTGCTCACGTTGCAGCGGCAGACGGTGGGGAGCGAATCCCCATGGACCTGCAGGTGCAGCCAGGGCTGGTGCTCCAGGACTCCCTGGGGATCCCCACTGCAGGACCAGCTGTAGGAGACGTTGCCAGCACCAGCCACAGTGCAGGCCAGTGAGAGGTTGCACCAGCCTTGTTTCCAGTCCAGGACGTGTGTCTCCAGGTGCAGCGAGTGGATGGGCTCTACGGGGACAGAGCTGGTGAGAGGGAACAGGGGGGACAGGCTGATGAGGTGATGGGGACCTGGCTACTCACCCCACACTGACACACGGAAGCACCAGGTAGTGAAGGTGCCTGATGTGTCCTC
Coding sequences:
- the LOC126040249 gene encoding natural killer cell receptor 2B4-like, producing MHRHRDPWCPLAPSVLLCLVLLAAASGQGALECWEEAVSANGALHLQLEEPPQGWTKVTWRVRLDAGYQQRILTVEENKAELFSKSTFLGRAVFQQETFSLQISPVSTADSGVYVADFEDTSGTFTTWCFRVSVWEPIHSLHLETHVLDWKQGWCNLSLACTVAGAGNVSYSWSCSGDPQGVLEHQPWLHLQVHGDSLPTVCRCNVSNPVSWSADSTNITVASCQALASGHSTIIPWWAAAVSLGLALAISIALIVICYWRRKRAKDPPAGQVEQTLTVYEEVGKAQTGRNPNGTSEATMGGNTVYAVICTKMQGPSRPQEPQNYTIYSTVQPTMKSSSLKKKRLNPALVSTAYVEATGCSRSWCPPLQTSPLAPAGHHHS